DNA from Cryptosporangium phraense:
GGGTGGTCGAGGCGGTCGGGCCGGCCGAACCGGCCCCACCCAACCCGGACCGGGTGCTCGACCGGCTGGTCGTCGCCGATCAGCTGGCTCAGCTCACCCCCGAGCAGCGCCGGGTCGTCCAGCTGGCATTCTTCGACGACCTCACGCATACGCAGATCGCGGCCCTGACCGGCTTACCGCTCGGCACGGTGAAATCGCACCTGCGACGCGGGGTCAGCCAGTTACGCCGGACGTGGGAGGAGGTGGACGATGCGGCACGTCGACCCTGAACGTTTGACCATGCTGGCGCTCGACGACGACGTGCCGCTGCCCGGCGTCGACACCGAGTGGGAACGCGCGCACCTGGCCGAGTGCCCGGTGTGCCGGCACGAGCTGACGACGCTGCGGCACGTGGTCGGGCTGGGCCGGGAAGCCGAGGCCGACGACCTCGAGCCGCCCCCGCCGCCGGCTCGCGTCTGGGACGCGATCAGCGCCGAGATTCCGGCCACCCCCGGGTTTCCCGCCCACGGTGTTCCGCCGCGTCGCGTAAAAAAGAAAGGCCTGGTGGCAGTGGCCGCAGCCGCCCTCGGGGTCGTGATCGGCATCGGAGCGACGCTGGGGTGGCAGCACCTGCGGGAGCCGGAGGCGCCGCGCGTAGTCGCGGCGACGGCGCTGACGCCGATCGGAGCGGCGGGCGGAACCGGGGACGCGCGGCTGGTCCGCACGGGCGGACGGCTGGCGCTGGAGGTCGACGTGCACGACCTGCCGCTGACCAACGGGTACTACGAGGCCTGGATGTTCGTGCCGGGCACCACCCGGATGCAGGCGATGGGCACCGTGCGTCCGGGCGAGGTGGCGCGGTTCCCGGTTCCGGCCGGGCTGGACCCGGCCGGGTGGCGCGGGATCGACATCTCGGCCGAGGCCTTCGACGGGGATCCGACGCACTCGGCGGTCAGCGTCCTGCGTGGGGAACTGCGTCGGTAGCCCGGCCAGGCCGGGCTACCGACTCAGATCACGGCAGGTCGCTCGGGCGCAGGACCCGGTCGATCGCGTGCGCGATCTGCTTGTTGCCCTTGTTGACGTCGAACACGACGACGCGCGGGTCGCGGTCGTTGCGGTCGGCGTCGATCAGGCGGACACCCTTCTTGTGGTGCCAGTAGCGGTACACATCGACGGTGATGGTCTTGCCGGTGGCGGTCTTGAGCTTGGCCCCGTCCGACTTCAGCGCGGCGGCCTTGTCGATCGTCGCGCCCGGGATCACGTGGTAGAGCAGAACGGCCTCCACCGTGTTGATGCCCAGCCCGGCGACCGCGGTGAACGCCTGCTTCTCGGTCGGCCACTTGCCGGTGAGCTCGCAGACGAGCTTCTCGAACGCCCCGTCGGTCGGGATGAACGCGGTGACCGGCGTCTTACCGTCGGCCAGCACCTTGACCGGGCTGTTGGGCTTGGCCTTCAGCACGGCCAGGACGGCCGCGGTGAGGATGTCGAAGTCCTTGCTGTTGTGGTCGAATCCGCTCTTGTCACTGGTCAGGACCGCGGCCAGAGACTTGGTGCCCTTCGGCGTTCCGGTCGCCGAGGCCGGGCTGGCCGCGACGCCGCAGAGCAGCAGAGCAGCCGCCGCGGTCGCGACCGCCCGGGTGCCGAGTCGGACGAGGTTCATCGATGAGTCCTCCCGTAGACACGTGGCTGGTTGCCACGCCTACGTCTACGGCCGGGACCGGGGGAACGGATGCAGGTGCGGGCGTTGGGTCACCAGTGCAGGTCGAGGGCCAGTGGGCCGCGGACGTTGATCGACCGGCGCACCCGGACGTCCTGGTCCGGCGCCATCCGCAGGCCGGGCAGCCGCTCGATCAGCGTCTGCAGCGCGATCCGCATCTGCAGCCGGGCCATCGCCGCGCCGACGCACGTGTGGATGCCGGCCCCGAACGCGAAGTGACGGCTCGGTTTGCGGGTGACGTCGAAGCGGTCGGCGTCGGGGAAGCGGTCCTCGTCGCGGTTGGCCGAGGCGAACGCGAGGAGCACGTCGGCGCCCGCGGGCAGGTCCACGCCCGCGACCGTGACCGGCCGGGTCGTGCGCCGGAACATCGCCGGGATCGGCGACTCGAACCGCAGGACCTCCTCGACCGCGTACGGCACCAGCTCGGGCTGCCGGACCAGCCGGTCCCACTGCTCGGCGTCGCCCAGCAGCAGCCAGAGCGCGCTGCCGATGCCGTCGGCGGTCGTGATGTGGGCGGCGCCGAACGTGCTGCCGAACGTGCCGACCAGCTCGGCCTCCTGGTCGAACGTCAGCGGCTCGTCGCCGGGGGCCAGGGCCGTGGCCACCGCGGTGATCAGGTCGTCGGCCGGCTCGGCGCGGCGACGGCGGGCGTAGCCGGCGAGCAGCTGCTGGAACGCGAGGACGGTGTGCGCAGCCTGCTCTTCCTGCTCCTTGGTGACGTCGATGCTGCCCAGCGAGAACATCACCTCGCTGCCGGCCTTGGCCAGCTCGACGTCGTCCGGGGCGAAGCCGAAGAGCTCGGCGGCGGTCTCGACCGGTAGCCGGGTCGAATAGCGTGCGATCAGGTCGCCGCTCCGGTCGTCGGCGAACCCGTCGATCAACCGGTCGGCCCGCGCGCGGATCTCGGCCTCCCGGGCCTTGAGCTGCCCGGGCCGGGTCAGGTGCTTGGTGTAGGGCACGCGCAGCCGGCGGTGGACGTCGCCGTCGGACGTCACGTGGTCGGGCGTCTGCGGGTACCCGTTCAGAAGCACGGCGACCGTGCCCGGGTAGGGCTCCCGGATCGGGCGGAGGCTGTTGACCGAGGAGAACGCCTCGGGATCCTTGAGGACGGCGTCGACGTCGGCGAACCGGGTGACGACCCAGGCGTCCAGGCGCGGCGAGTAGAACACCGGCTCGTCGCGGCGGGCCCGGGCGTACAGCGGGTACGGGTCGTCGTAGTGCGCCCCTAGTGGATCGAAGCTCTCCGCGAGCTCGGTGACGGTCACGCGACTCCTCTGGCCGGATGTGTCTTCCCGACCAGAATGGACTACCTACTCCACAGTGGGCAAAGCCGTGAGGCTGCGGTGGACCTCGGGGCGGCGGCGGTTCCAGGAGCCGACGATGTGGGTGCGCATCAACACGGCGACGCCGTCGGCGTCGCCGGCCCGGATCAGCGCCTCGATCTGACGGTGCTCGGCCATCGACTGTTCCTGGTCGGCCCGGGTCGGCGTGCCGTTGTAGCGGCTGGACAGGCGGGCCTTGCTGTGGATGCTGTGAATGATCGCGTGCCCGAGGCGGTTCCCGGACGCGACCATGATCAGCTCGTGGAAGGCCACGTCCTCGGCGGCGTAGGCCCCGGCGTCGTCGAGGAGGTCGGCGAGGACGTCGAGTTGGTCGGCCAGTTCCTGCTGCTGGGGGGCTTTGATGGTTCGGGCCGTCGCGGCGGCCATGTCGCTCTCCAGGGCCGCTCGGACGCTGATCAGATCGTCGAGGATCTTGAGTTCGCGGTCGTGGCGGATCTGGGCCTCGAGGACGATCGGGTCGAGCAGGTTCCAGCCCGGGGGTTCGAGGACCCGGGTGCCGCGGCCGGGGGTCGCGCGGACGAGTCCTTTTTCTTCGAGGAGCTTGATCGACTCGCGGACGACGGTGCGGGAGACGCCGAATTCTTCGCAGAGTTCGGGTTCGGTGGGGAGGGCGCTGTCGACGGGGTAGTCGGCGGAGACGATGCGGTCGACGAGGTACGTGACCACGGTGTCGCCGAGCCGGCCGGATCGACGGGGGCGTATCGGCCCGAGCGAGCTACCGAAGTCCATTGCGGCAGCTTACGTTATTCATATGATGAAGTGGGGTGCTGGGCTTGAGGGGTGTGGCCTGGCAGTGGCGCTCGTGGGGTCGTCTGTCAGTAGGTGAGGGTGCGCGGGCTTGAGGGCGTCCTCAGCCGCCACGGTTGGGCCATGAGAAGCACATGGCGGCTTCGGGGCGCATCGTCTCCGCGGCCGACCGCCGCCGGCGCCGAGCGCCCCGGCAGCATTCCGGCGCTGGGTTCACCGGTCGCGGGTCGGCGCGGGTGGCCCTATTCGGCGGGGTCGCGTTTCCTCGTATGCGGGTCGCGCGTCGGGCTCGGCCGCCGCGGCCTCGCGGTGATGTACGACTCGGACGATCGTTGCGGCCGAGGAAACGCGATCCCGAATTGGCGAGAGAGGCAGGCCGGCCGCGGCGATCGGCCCGGCATCGCGGACGCGGACGCGGAGGCGGACGCGGAGGCGCTGGCCGCGGCCGCGATCCGGCGGATTACGAAAGGGGCGTACGCGTCGCTCGGCCGTGGAGCGGAGCGAATACGCTGCTGCTGGCCGCGGAGGGCGGGGCGCCGGCCACACACCCGCGCAGAAGCGGGCCACACACCGCGGAAGCGGGCCACACACCCGCGCGGAAGCGGGCCACACGCCTGCGCGGGAGCGGGTTCCTAGCGGTGTGCGCTCGTCATGAGATGAGCTGATGGCGATCGCGGTGTGGCGCGCGCGCCGCTGACCGACAGGGGCTCACGGCCGCACCTGCCGTTGGGCGCCGCCGAAACCAGCGGCGGGCGCGGCCGTAGCCGACGGTGGGGCGACCGCCGTCGACGGCGGGGCGGCCCCAGTCGAGTGTTCGGGCGGCCCGTATCCGGCAGTGGGCGCGGCCTCAGTCGACCGCGGGCGCGGGCCCCAGCCGGCGGTAGGCGCGGCGGTAGCCGACCGCGGGCCTGGGCCCAGTCGGCTGCGCGGTCCTAGCCGACGGTGAGCGCGGCCCTAGCGGGCGGTGGGGCGACCGCAGTCGACGGCGGGGCGGGCCCTAGCCGGGGCCCGTAGCCGACGGCGGGCGCAGCCGTAGCCGACAGCGGGCGCAGCCGTAGCAGACGGCGGGCGCAGCCGTAGCAGACGGCGGGCGCAGCCGTAGTCGACGGTGGGTTCCGCCCCAGCCGGCGCTGGGCGCGGCCGCAGCCGACAGCGGGGCGACCCCTAGCCAGGGCCCGTAGCCGACGGCGGGCACAGCCGTAGCCGGGGCCCGTATTCGACGGCGGGCGCGGCCGTAGCCGATGGCGGGCGCGGCCGTAGCCGACGGTGGGTTCGGCCCAGCCGGCGCTGGGCGCGGCCGCAGCCGACGGCGGGGCCACCGCAGCCGACAGCGGGGCGACCCCTAGCCAGGGTCCGTAGCCGACGGCGGGCGCGACCGCAGCCGACAGCGGGGCGGGCCCTAGCCGGGGCCCGTAGCCGACGGCGGGCGCGGCCGTGGCCGACGGTGGGTTCGGCCCAGTCGGCGGCGGGCGCGACCGTAGCCGGCGGCTGGGGCGACGGCAGCCGGCGGCGGGGGCCGGGCTCGGTGGATGGAGCGGCCGGGGGTCGGGAACGCCGGGTGGGGCGGGCCGGCCCCCGAGGCTCCCGAGGCTCCGGGGCGGGCTCAGGTCGTCTTGGCGGACTTCTTCGCGTTGAGCTTGTCTCGGCGCTCGGAGAACCGGGTCGCCTGCCGGTCGAGCTCAGCCAGAAACTCGACCAGCTCATCCCGAGCCTTCTCGCCGTCCGCAGACAATCCCGCCGTCTCCAGCACCTTCAAATTACGCAACACCGGCACCACCACCTCGTCGTGGTGGATCCGCAGGTCGTAGATGCCGGCCATCGCGATCTGGACCGACTTCCGGCCGA
Protein-coding regions in this window:
- a CDS encoding FadR/GntR family transcriptional regulator; this translates as MDFGSSLGPIRPRRSGRLGDTVVTYLVDRIVSADYPVDSALPTEPELCEEFGVSRTVVRESIKLLEEKGLVRATPGRGTRVLEPPGWNLLDPIVLEAQIRHDRELKILDDLISVRAALESDMAAATARTIKAPQQQELADQLDVLADLLDDAGAYAAEDVAFHELIMVASGNRLGHAIIHSIHSKARLSSRYNGTPTRADQEQSMAEHRQIEALIRAGDADGVAVLMRTHIVGSWNRRRPEVHRSLTALPTVE
- a CDS encoding fasciclin domain-containing protein, with amino-acid sequence MNLVRLGTRAVATAAAALLLCGVAASPASATGTPKGTKSLAAVLTSDKSGFDHNSKDFDILTAAVLAVLKAKPNSPVKVLADGKTPVTAFIPTDGAFEKLVCELTGKWPTEKQAFTAVAGLGINTVEAVLLYHVIPGATIDKAAALKSDGAKLKTATGKTITVDVYRYWHHKKGVRLIDADRNDRDPRVVVFDVNKGNKQIAHAIDRVLRPSDLP
- a CDS encoding cytochrome P450 — encoded protein: MTVTELAESFDPLGAHYDDPYPLYARARRDEPVFYSPRLDAWVVTRFADVDAVLKDPEAFSSVNSLRPIREPYPGTVAVLLNGYPQTPDHVTSDGDVHRRLRVPYTKHLTRPGQLKAREAEIRARADRLIDGFADDRSGDLIARYSTRLPVETAAELFGFAPDDVELAKAGSEVMFSLGSIDVTKEQEEQAAHTVLAFQQLLAGYARRRRAEPADDLITAVATALAPGDEPLTFDQEAELVGTFGSTFGAAHITTADGIGSALWLLLGDAEQWDRLVRQPELVPYAVEEVLRFESPIPAMFRRTTRPVTVAGVDLPAGADVLLAFASANRDEDRFPDADRFDVTRKPSRHFAFGAGIHTCVGAAMARLQMRIALQTLIERLPGLRMAPDQDVRVRRSINVRGPLALDLHW
- a CDS encoding anti-sigma factor, with the protein product MLALDDDVPLPGVDTEWERAHLAECPVCRHELTTLRHVVGLGREAEADDLEPPPPPARVWDAISAEIPATPGFPAHGVPPRRVKKKGLVAVAAAALGVVIGIGATLGWQHLREPEAPRVVAATALTPIGAAGGTGDARLVRTGGRLALEVDVHDLPLTNGYYEAWMFVPGTTRMQAMGTVRPGEVARFPVPAGLDPAGWRGIDISAEAFDGDPTHSAVSVLRGELRR